The genomic stretch TCGAGATGGACATGGCTCAATACCTTTATCTTATGGGTAACATGGTCGAAGATGAGCAGGGTATCGACGAACATGAACAGCGATTCCGGCAAGCCCAGGGGGTCGCGCTCCGGAGAGGGCAAGTCTTCAAAGCGGGTCACCGTTTCATAGCTGAGAAAGCCTACAGCGCCACCGCAGAACTTGGGCAGTCCGTTAACGGCTACCAGTTTATATTTGTTCAGTTCCTCGGCGACCGGAGGCAAGGGGTCAACCCTGTCCTCTCCCCTGGTAGTCAGTACCCGGTAAGGCTCGGTACCGATAAAGCTGTAGCGGGCTAGCCTCTCGCCACCCTCGACACTCTCCAGCAGGAAAGAATAGCCGCCCCGGTTAATCTTGAGGAACGCGGACACCGGAGTCTCCAGGTCGGCCACAATCTCACGGTAGACAGGCACCAGGTTACCTTTCTTCCGGTAACCTTTGACTTCTTCCAGGGTCGGATAATACATATAGCCCCTCCCGTACCATAAACAAAAAACCCCTGCCCGCAGGGGCGAGGGGTTTTTCCTTCGCGGTGCCACCCTACTTGAGGCTGTCCCCAGGCTGTCATTGCGAAACCATTCCGACAAAGTCGGAAGGCGAAGCAATCTCAGAGATTGCCACGGGCTTCGCCCTCGCAATGACAAGGAGCCCTTTTCGGACAACCTCATCTCTTTCAGGTACAGCTCAAGCATTCTTAAGCGATACCCCAGGCTCTGATAACGGTGCCCTTCCGTCAAAGCCTACTCAGGGGGAACCCCTTTTCGGTTTGCGGCTCCCGAGTCCATTCAACCCCTGCGCCGGTACCGGCTCACACCTTACCCGGCTCTCTGAACCCCGCTGGGGGCATACTAGTCTCGTTCTCAGCCTTTTGGCTATTCAGTTTTCCCAGTCAATTTCCAGTATAAGTACTCTTTTGAGCTTTTGTCAAGAACAGTTTCCGGGCGCATTCAATCAAGTGAAGTAAGCTAGTACGATGTAACACAACCCGTTTCGTACCGTAGTCGTGTCCTGTCATTGCGAGCCATCCCGCTCAAGCGGAGGCGAAGCAATCTCATTCAGCGGGATTGCTTCGTCGGCTCCGCCTCCTCGCAATGATAACCGGGTTCCTGAGCGAAAGATTGTGCGTACAGTCTACTAGTCCCGGATGTTGTCCACCTGCGCCAGGTCGAACTTCATGCCGTCCCGGGCGGCAATTACCTTAACGCCGGTCTTCTCGGACAGCTTTTCGGCAATCTGCCACGGTTTTGCCCGCCACATGGACATGCCAAAATGAGTCATAATAGCTACACCGGGCTTTAGTTTCCGGATAATACGCTCCGCATCCGGCACAGATATATGGTCGCCGGGGAACTGGCTGTTGTCAGCCTCCGCAGATTCCACCATTCGCGGGTCCATGAGCTTGGGTTCCAGAAAGGCCACGTTGATAATGAGCAGCTCACCGCCATAGTGCCGGCACAGACCATCGAAATAGCGGCTGTCGGCAATATAGGAGAAGGTATGCGCGGGAGTCCTGAAGACCATGCCGTAGGTTTCTACCAGGTGAATGTGTCTCACCGGGGTGCTGAATGACACATCGCCTATCGTGTATGACCCTCCCTCCCTCAAGATCTCAACACCCTCAAGGCGTTCCTTGAGGTAGGAGAAGATGACCGGCTCATTGTCCAGGGCGTCAGCCGGGGCAAAGAACCGGCCGTGCCGGTTATGCCCGCCCTGCGTCATCGCCTCGACCATAATATTGACATCCGCCGAGTGGT from Dehalococcoidales bacterium encodes the following:
- a CDS encoding anthranilate synthase component I yields the protein MYYPTLEEVKGYRKKGNLVPVYREIVADLETPVSAFLKINRGGYSFLLESVEGGERLARYSFIGTEPYRVLTTRGEDRVDPLPPVAEELNKYKLVAVNGLPKFCGGAVGFLSYETVTRFEDLPSPERDPLGLPESLFMFVDTLLIFDHVTHKIKVLSHVHL
- a CDS encoding MBL fold metallo-hydrolase: MKDKTPPGETVTFLGTGGARFMIISQLLATGGLWLNLNGTQILVDPGPGCIIQATKRKLDAEKLSAIIISHRHLDHSADVNIMVEAMTQGGHNRHGRFFAPADALDNEPVIFSYLKERLEGVEILREGGSYTIGDVSFSTPVRHIHLVETYGMVFRTPAHTFSYIADSRYFDGLCRHYGGELLIINVAFLEPKLMDPRMVESAEADNSQFPGDHISVPDAERIIRKLKPGVAIMTHFGMSMWRAKPWQIAEKLSEKTGVKVIAARDGMKFDLAQVDNIRD